Proteins found in one Azospirillum thermophilum genomic segment:
- a CDS encoding TAXI family TRAP transporter solute-binding subunit produces the protein MKKATLIAAVLAGGVAMTAAGVTLAADTVKIAAQEPGGSFYSYGATFAKLIDDNKAAGLSAEIVPRGGAFANPSSVDRNLAQFGFTTSNAAAWAVSGLEEVYKGQKAQNLRTVTGAMQAAYTMVLARKAYVDSTGLTSLEAMLKSPKPPRIGLKPTGSQVPIIADLMFQSAAGVTLAELRSKGIVTQAAPGQLTGMLSDSRLDVYIENAPAGTATVTEMTLTNEMVFIPISDKILSDLAKAGLPTGPMPKGTFRGQDSDYPNPISATILITNKDVPEKTVYNVLKTLVDNKATIGEQHAALKAWDPAAGCQPENAVLPLHPGAEKLCKELGYLK, from the coding sequence ATGAAGAAAGCCACTCTCATCGCCGCGGTCCTGGCCGGAGGGGTCGCCATGACCGCGGCGGGCGTCACGCTCGCGGCCGACACGGTGAAGATCGCCGCGCAGGAGCCGGGCGGAAGCTTCTATTCCTATGGCGCCACCTTCGCCAAGCTGATCGACGACAACAAGGCGGCGGGACTCTCGGCCGAGATCGTTCCGCGCGGCGGCGCCTTCGCCAACCCGAGCTCGGTCGACCGCAATCTGGCGCAGTTCGGCTTCACCACCTCCAACGCCGCCGCCTGGGCGGTGAGCGGGCTGGAGGAGGTGTACAAGGGCCAGAAGGCGCAGAACCTCCGCACCGTGACCGGCGCCATGCAGGCCGCCTACACCATGGTGCTCGCCCGCAAGGCCTATGTGGACTCGACGGGCCTGACCTCGCTCGAAGCGATGCTGAAGTCGCCGAAGCCGCCGCGCATCGGCCTCAAGCCGACCGGCAGCCAGGTGCCGATCATCGCCGACCTGATGTTCCAGTCGGCGGCCGGCGTCACCCTCGCCGAGCTGCGGTCGAAGGGGATCGTGACGCAGGCGGCGCCGGGGCAGTTGACGGGCATGCTGTCCGACAGCCGTCTCGACGTCTACATCGAGAATGCGCCCGCCGGAACGGCGACCGTGACCGAGATGACGCTGACCAACGAGATGGTCTTCATCCCGATCTCGGACAAAATCCTGTCCGATCTCGCCAAGGCCGGCCTGCCCACCGGGCCGATGCCGAAGGGCACCTTCCGCGGCCAGGACAGCGACTATCCGAACCCGATCAGCGCCACCATCCTGATCACCAACAAGGACGTTCCGGAAAAGACGGTCTACAACGTCCTCAAGACGCTGGTCGACAACAAGGCGACCATCGGCGAGCAGCACGCCGCCTTGAAGGCCTGGGACCCGGCCGCCGGCTGCCAGCCGGAGAACGCGGTGCTGCCGCTGCATCCCGGCGCCGAGAAGCTGTGCAAGGAGCTCGGCTACCTCAAATAG
- a CDS encoding dihydrodipicolinate synthase family protein, which translates to MTKISGPFVAIVTPFDGDEQLDIAALRRQVKRQAGAGNGVFCAGTNGEFYALSFEEKLAVAEACVEAADGRVPVLAHIGEISTRQTILLGKAIQGLGVKAVSAITPSFIACSQAELTAHYRRVADALTVPLYLYNIPARTGNTLEPQTARILADHPNIIGIKDSAGSQESLDAFLAIARERDDFDVLVGPDSLVLHGLRNGAAGCISGLGNIAPVTLNGIHAAFVAGDAAAADAHQTRFGALRKELYALGFPPAMVKRALYRAIPEVGASRLPVCISAELDARIAAIAADYVELRA; encoded by the coding sequence ATGACCAAGATCAGCGGTCCCTTCGTCGCAATCGTCACGCCCTTCGACGGCGACGAGCAGCTCGATATCGCAGCGCTGCGACGGCAGGTGAAGCGGCAGGCGGGCGCCGGCAACGGCGTGTTCTGCGCGGGCACCAACGGCGAGTTCTACGCCCTGTCCTTCGAGGAGAAGCTGGCGGTCGCCGAGGCCTGCGTCGAGGCGGCGGACGGCCGCGTGCCGGTCCTTGCCCATATCGGCGAGATCTCCACCCGCCAGACCATCCTGCTGGGCAAGGCGATCCAGGGGCTGGGGGTCAAGGCGGTGTCCGCCATCACCCCCTCCTTCATCGCCTGCTCGCAGGCGGAGCTGACCGCCCATTACCGGCGCGTCGCCGATGCGCTGACCGTGCCGCTCTACCTCTACAACATCCCGGCGCGCACCGGGAACACGCTGGAGCCGCAGACCGCGCGCATCCTGGCCGACCATCCGAACATCATCGGCATCAAGGACAGCGCCGGCTCGCAGGAGAGCCTGGACGCCTTCCTGGCCATCGCGCGCGAGCGTGACGATTTCGACGTGCTGGTCGGGCCGGATTCGCTGGTGCTGCACGGGCTGCGCAACGGTGCCGCCGGCTGCATCTCCGGCCTCGGCAACATCGCCCCGGTCACGCTCAACGGCATCCATGCCGCCTTCGTGGCCGGCGACGCCGCCGCGGCCGACGCGCACCAGACCCGGTTCGGCGCGCTGCGCAAGGAGCTGTACGCGCTGGGCTTCCCGCCGGCGATGGTCAAGCGCGCCCTGTACCGCGCCATCCCGGAGGTCGGGGCGAGCCGGCTGCCGGTCTGCATCTCCGCGGAACTCGACGCGCGCATCGCGGCGATCGCTGCGGACTATGTCGAGCTCCGGGCCTGA
- a CDS encoding sialidase family protein → MTDVATLADTLPQDGVLRPNPVAAGATVALIPSPCVQNHAANLLELPNGDMACVWFGGTQEGIPDISIWFSRLRRGAGAWSPAVKLSDDPTRSEQNPVLFLAPDGRLWLLWTAQINGRQDTAIVRHRISTDGGESWGPIETLIGTPGTFIRQPVIVAGDGTWLLPVFLCRTEPGIAWVGDDDVSAVEISRDQGRSWSRTEVPSSLGAVHMNIVPLGGAEMVALYRSRWADHVRCSRSRDGGLSWSAPEDTALPNNNSSIQAIRLADGRLAMVHNWASRLDARERRLSLYDEIEDAEAGKARETAPGDDRPTAFWGAPRAPMTLSVSDDGGRTWRRALDIEDGDGFCLSNNSREDKNRELSYPSIRQSADGRIHVAYTWFRKAIKHVSFAPDIL, encoded by the coding sequence ATGACGGACGTCGCCACGCTTGCCGACACGCTGCCGCAGGACGGCGTGCTCCGCCCCAACCCCGTCGCCGCCGGCGCGACCGTGGCCCTCATTCCCTCGCCCTGCGTCCAGAACCACGCGGCCAATCTCCTCGAACTGCCGAACGGCGACATGGCCTGCGTCTGGTTCGGCGGCACGCAGGAGGGCATCCCCGACATCTCCATCTGGTTCTCGCGCCTGCGCCGCGGCGCAGGCGCCTGGAGCCCGGCGGTGAAGCTGTCGGACGACCCGACGCGGTCCGAACAGAACCCGGTGCTCTTCCTCGCCCCCGACGGGCGGCTGTGGCTGCTGTGGACCGCCCAGATCAACGGCCGCCAGGACACCGCCATCGTCCGCCACCGCATCTCCACGGACGGCGGCGAGAGCTGGGGACCGATCGAGACGCTGATCGGAACCCCCGGCACCTTCATCCGCCAGCCGGTCATCGTCGCCGGGGACGGGACGTGGCTGCTGCCGGTGTTCCTCTGCCGCACGGAACCGGGCATCGCCTGGGTGGGCGACGACGACGTCTCCGCCGTCGAGATCAGCCGCGACCAGGGGCGGAGCTGGTCCCGGACCGAGGTTCCGTCGAGCCTCGGCGCGGTGCACATGAACATCGTTCCGCTCGGCGGGGCGGAGATGGTCGCGCTCTACCGTTCGCGCTGGGCCGATCACGTCCGCTGCTCGCGCTCCCGCGACGGGGGCCTCAGCTGGAGCGCGCCGGAGGACACGGCGCTGCCCAACAACAACTCCTCGATCCAGGCGATCCGCCTCGCCGACGGCCGCCTCGCCATGGTCCACAACTGGGCGAGCCGTCTCGACGCCAGGGAGCGCCGCCTGTCGCTCTATGACGAGATCGAGGACGCGGAGGCCGGAAAGGCCAGGGAGACCGCTCCGGGGGACGACCGCCCGACCGCCTTCTGGGGGGCGCCGCGGGCGCCGATGACCCTCTCGGTCTCCGACGACGGCGGCCGCACCTGGCGCCGCGCTCTCGACATCGAGGACGGCGACGGCTTCTGCCTGTCGAACAACTCGCGCGAGGACAAGAACCGCGAGCTGTCCTACCCCTCGATCCGCCAGTCCGCGGACGGCCGGATCCATGTCGCCTACACATGGTTCCGCAAGGCGATCAAGCACGTCTCCTTCGCCCCGGACATCCTCTGA
- the pdxA gene encoding 4-hydroxythreonine-4-phosphate dehydrogenase PdxA produces MTPHLAITMGDPAGVGPEIIVKACARLKDRLADGSLRLLVIGSNPALHAARDALGADLDIPELADVGGEWPALACLQAGPEGEPIHPGVLSVDGGRFAYLAVERAVRLAEAGRIQGIVTAPLNKEAMNKAGYHYAGHTDLLAALTGARGSVMMLAHGNMRVSHVTTHIALEDVPKKLTPERLRYVIDRTDETLSGLGLPRRRIAVAALNPHAGEGGLFGRQDIEVTGPVVAACVADGLDVVGPVPGDTVFVKLRAGQYDAVVAMYHDQGHIPVKLLGFNVNPETGTWDALSGVNITLGLPIIRTSVDHGTAFDIAGKGIANELSLIEAIDYAEKLAAARVRAAA; encoded by the coding sequence ATGACACCGCATCTGGCCATCACCATGGGCGACCCGGCCGGCGTCGGGCCGGAGATCATCGTGAAGGCCTGCGCGCGTCTGAAGGACCGGCTGGCCGACGGTTCGCTGCGCCTGCTGGTCATCGGCAGCAACCCTGCCCTCCATGCGGCGCGCGATGCGCTCGGCGCCGACCTCGACATCCCCGAGCTGGCCGACGTCGGAGGCGAATGGCCGGCGCTCGCCTGCCTGCAGGCCGGGCCGGAGGGGGAACCGATCCACCCCGGCGTCCTGTCGGTCGACGGCGGCCGCTTCGCCTATCTGGCGGTGGAGCGCGCGGTCCGGCTGGCGGAGGCCGGCCGCATCCAGGGCATCGTCACCGCGCCCCTGAACAAGGAGGCGATGAACAAGGCCGGCTATCATTACGCCGGCCACACCGACCTGCTGGCCGCGCTGACCGGCGCCCGCGGCTCGGTGATGATGCTGGCGCACGGCAACATGCGGGTCAGCCACGTCACCACCCACATCGCGCTGGAGGACGTGCCGAAGAAGCTGACGCCGGAGCGGCTGCGCTACGTCATCGACCGCACCGACGAGACGCTGTCCGGGCTGGGCCTGCCGCGCCGCCGCATCGCGGTGGCCGCCTTGAACCCCCATGCCGGCGAAGGCGGGCTGTTCGGCCGCCAGGACATCGAGGTGACCGGACCGGTGGTCGCGGCCTGCGTCGCCGACGGGCTGGACGTGGTCGGGCCGGTGCCGGGCGACACCGTCTTCGTGAAGCTGCGCGCCGGCCAGTACGACGCGGTGGTCGCCATGTACCACGACCAGGGACACATCCCGGTCAAGCTGCTGGGCTTCAACGTCAATCCCGAGACCGGCACCTGGGACGCGCTGAGCGGGGTCAACATCACGCTCGGCCTGCCGATCATCCGCACCTCGGTCGACCACGGCACCGCCTTCGACATCGCCGGCAAGGGCATCGCCAACGAACTGAGCCTGATCGAGGCCATCGATTACGCCGAAAAGCTTGCCGCCGCCCGCGTCCGCGCGGCGGCCTGA
- a CDS encoding TRAP transporter permease: MTTYDKFHRLILAVLSLVYFAFLVKQFYWPDPPMLAAPVHVFLAMAVTTLLVPFKAASPVLRLLGRAVELVMIVSCLAIAVHYVLDLDRMQTRLPYIDEVFTVDKVVFVVGTLALLEGVRRCVGWSLLGMILAFLAYGAFGNLVPAPLGFSGFDLGQLADMMSMNTDGLFGVTATTSINFVFYFIMFGAIFASTGGGQLFIDIAMMAAGRMVGGAAKAALIGSALFGTISGSAVSNVAAVGVLTIPLMRRAGYTAEQAAATEAIGSTGGQLMPPVMGIAAFVMADILGVPYTRIALAGIIPALAFYGALFLIVDLRARKSGVGTIDFDASMIAPLMPRLHLLIGPLLMLGMLFTGFSAPFSAFYASIVALLVPLLRKETRYDLRRLYEIALDVPKQMAMLSIPLCTIGIIMAIATQSNLALKFVTGLTVLGGGSLYLSLILIVIGCLIMGMGLPTVAAYIIGSVMFVPALVDMGVDRLAANFFVMFFCVLSMVTPPVALASFAAAGMAKANTMKTGMLASGLGAVSFLIPFGFVSDPIILWSGPIGPILIAAFGMMCAIVAWAMFIQGWMKQNLSWPERLVCLAICVGIVLLKSLDPLWFALLGAFFLMIGWCFLLRPKFFDDAPRIVAPPPAMTADELMAQAPSAAHAE; the protein is encoded by the coding sequence ATGACCACATACGACAAATTCCACCGCCTGATCCTGGCCGTGCTGTCCTTGGTCTATTTCGCCTTCCTGGTGAAACAGTTCTACTGGCCGGATCCGCCGATGCTTGCCGCCCCCGTCCATGTCTTCCTGGCGATGGCGGTCACCACGCTGCTGGTTCCCTTCAAGGCTGCCTCGCCGGTGCTGCGTCTTCTCGGCCGCGCGGTCGAGCTGGTGATGATCGTCTCCTGTCTGGCGATCGCCGTGCACTATGTGCTCGACCTCGACCGGATGCAGACGCGGCTGCCCTACATCGACGAGGTCTTCACGGTCGACAAGGTCGTGTTCGTCGTCGGCACGCTGGCGCTGCTCGAGGGCGTGCGCCGCTGCGTCGGCTGGAGCCTGCTCGGCATGATCCTGGCGTTCCTCGCCTACGGCGCCTTCGGGAACCTGGTGCCGGCACCGCTCGGCTTCTCCGGGTTCGACCTCGGCCAGCTCGCCGACATGATGTCGATGAACACCGACGGCCTGTTCGGCGTCACCGCGACGACGTCGATCAACTTCGTGTTCTACTTCATCATGTTCGGCGCGATCTTCGCCTCGACGGGCGGAGGCCAGCTCTTCATCGACATCGCGATGATGGCGGCCGGCCGCATGGTGGGCGGTGCGGCGAAGGCGGCCCTGATCGGCTCGGCGCTGTTCGGCACGATCTCGGGCTCGGCCGTGTCCAACGTCGCCGCGGTCGGCGTGCTGACCATCCCGCTGATGCGCCGCGCCGGCTACACTGCCGAGCAGGCCGCCGCCACCGAGGCGATCGGCTCGACCGGCGGTCAGCTCATGCCGCCGGTGATGGGCATCGCCGCCTTCGTCATGGCCGACATCCTCGGCGTGCCCTACACCCGGATCGCGCTTGCCGGCATCATCCCGGCGCTCGCCTTCTACGGCGCCCTCTTCCTCATCGTCGACCTGCGCGCCCGCAAGTCCGGCGTCGGCACCATCGACTTCGACGCTTCGATGATCGCGCCGCTGATGCCGCGCCTGCATCTGCTGATCGGCCCGCTGCTGATGCTCGGCATGCTGTTCACCGGCTTCTCGGCACCGTTCTCCGCCTTCTACGCCTCGATCGTGGCCCTGCTCGTGCCGCTCCTGCGCAAGGAGACCCGCTACGACCTGCGCCGGCTCTACGAGATCGCGCTCGACGTGCCCAAGCAGATGGCGATGCTGTCCATCCCGCTGTGCACCATCGGCATCATCATGGCGATCGCCACCCAGTCCAACCTGGCCCTGAAGTTCGTCACCGGGCTGACGGTGCTCGGCGGCGGCAGCCTCTATCTCTCGCTGATCCTCATCGTCATCGGCTGCCTGATCATGGGCATGGGCCTGCCGACCGTGGCCGCCTACATCATCGGATCGGTGATGTTCGTGCCGGCGCTGGTCGACATGGGCGTCGACCGCCTCGCCGCGAACTTCTTCGTCATGTTCTTCTGCGTGCTGTCGATGGTGACGCCGCCGGTGGCGCTCGCCTCCTTCGCGGCGGCCGGGATGGCGAAGGCCAACACGATGAAGACCGGCATGCTGGCGAGCGGGCTCGGTGCGGTCAGCTTCCTCATCCCCTTCGGCTTCGTCAGCGACCCGATCATCCTGTGGAGCGGTCCGATCGGCCCGATCCTGATCGCCGCCTTCGGCATGATGTGCGCCATCGTCGCCTGGGCGATGTTCATCCAGGGCTGGATGAAGCAGAACCTCTCCTGGCCGGAACGGCTGGTCTGCCTGGCGATCTGCGTCGGCATCGTGCTGCTCAAGAGCCTCGATCCGCTGTGGTTCGCGCTGCTCGGTGCCTTCTTCCTGATGATCGGCTGGTGCTTCCTCCTGCGTCCGAAGTTCTTCGACGATGCGCCGAGGATCGTGGCCCCGCCGCCGGCGATGACGGCGGACGAGCTGATGGCCCAGGCCCCTTCCGCCGCGCATGCGGAATGA
- a CDS encoding iron-containing alcohol dehydrogenase translates to MTPIDLTTPIELLRPPRVVFGAGAAPETGRWLRGRGLTRVLVVADAFNAARVDLLGLEGAVTVFADIKPEPDVPNLEALLAVAGRVEPQAVIGFGGGSAMDLAKLAAVLPGSGQTIHEVVGPEKVADKRAVLVQVPTTAGTGSEVGTRALVTDPATMSKLAVQSVHMLADLAVVDPDLTLSVPPAVTAATGVDALAHCVEAYTNRKAHPLIDLYALEGIRLVGRFLPRAIADGNDREARAGLSLASFYGGICLGPVNTAAGHAVAYPLGTRHHIPHGAANALIFPHVLAFNAPAAPVKTAAVLEALGLPPATEPAAVLDAARGWCLRLGCRMRLSEFGVPETDLPRMAEEAHAIRRLLDNNPRDLSREDILGMYRAAA, encoded by the coding sequence ATGACACCGATCGACCTGACGACCCCCATCGAGCTGCTGCGCCCGCCCCGCGTCGTCTTCGGCGCCGGGGCGGCGCCGGAGACCGGCCGCTGGCTGCGCGGGCGCGGCCTGACCCGCGTCCTGGTGGTCGCCGACGCCTTCAACGCCGCGCGGGTGGACCTCCTCGGCCTGGAGGGCGCCGTCACCGTCTTCGCCGACATCAAGCCGGAACCCGACGTCCCCAACCTGGAGGCGCTGCTCGCCGTCGCCGGACGGGTGGAGCCGCAGGCGGTGATCGGCTTCGGCGGCGGCAGCGCCATGGATCTCGCCAAGCTGGCCGCCGTCCTGCCCGGCAGCGGCCAGACCATCCATGAGGTGGTGGGGCCGGAGAAGGTCGCGGACAAGCGCGCCGTCCTGGTCCAGGTGCCGACCACCGCCGGCACCGGCAGCGAGGTCGGCACCCGGGCGCTGGTCACCGATCCGGCGACCATGAGCAAGCTGGCGGTGCAGAGCGTCCACATGCTGGCCGACCTCGCGGTGGTCGATCCCGACCTGACGCTGAGCGTGCCGCCCGCCGTCACCGCCGCCACCGGCGTCGATGCGCTGGCCCATTGCGTGGAGGCCTACACCAACCGCAAGGCCCACCCGCTGATCGATCTCTATGCGCTGGAAGGCATCCGGCTGGTCGGCCGCTTCCTGCCGCGCGCCATCGCCGACGGCAACGACCGCGAGGCGCGGGCCGGCCTGTCGCTGGCCTCCTTCTACGGCGGCATCTGCCTGGGGCCGGTCAACACGGCGGCCGGCCATGCCGTCGCCTATCCGCTGGGCACCCGCCACCACATCCCCCACGGGGCCGCCAACGCGCTGATCTTCCCGCATGTCCTGGCCTTCAACGCGCCGGCCGCGCCGGTGAAGACCGCCGCCGTGCTGGAGGCGCTCGGGCTGCCGCCGGCCACCGAGCCGGCCGCCGTGCTCGACGCCGCCCGCGGCTGGTGCCTGCGGCTCGGCTGCAGGATGCGGCTGTCGGAGTTCGGCGTTCCCGAGACCGACCTGCCGCGCATGGCCGAGGAGGCGCACGCCATCCGCCGGCTGCTCGACAACAACCCGCGCGACCTCAGCCGCGAGGACATCCTGGGCATGTACCGCGCCGCCGCCTGA